The DNA sequence CTGGAACAGTTTCCCACCGCCAAGGTCGTAGTCCACCGTATCGGAATCAAGCATCTCGTCGACCCCTCAAGACTTTGGGCCGGCAGCAAACAGGTCCTTGGAGAGCTGGCCGATTTCTACGGTCCCATCAAGCCCGTCCCGCCGGAGAGGCTAATAGCCCACCCCGACGCCCGCATCCCTGGACTTGGAATCATTGAGACCCCCGGACACGCCGCCCATCATCTGAGCTTCACATTCCGGAACGAACTCTTCCCGGGAGAGGCAGGGGGCAATTACTGCGTGGTCGCAGGCAAGGAATACCTTCGTCCGGCCACGCCGCCCCTCTTTTTCCTGAACGAATTCCAGGAGAGCATCCAACGGATGCTGGCCTTGAAAGACCAGCCCATCTGCTATGCCCATTTCGGCCGGGCGGAAAGCTCACACCGCATGTTACGCCGGTTCTCGGAGCAGCTTCTGAGGTGGAAGACGCTAATCGCAGAAGAGATCTCGCGTGGACCCGAGGACCTGGAGGAGAGGTGCGCGAACCGTTTGCTTGCCGATGACCCTGAGCTGGCGGCCTTCAAAGACATGGACCCTGCCAGCCAGCTCCGCGAGCGCAGCTTCATGTCAAACTCCATCAACGGCTACATTCAGTTCTTGCAAAAGGGCGAATAGCCCACCGGTTACAAAAATCTGAATCGAGCGAGTCTCGAGTCTGACGGAAATACAAGATCTCAGGAATCTGTTGGCGTTTACATCGAGGAGAGAGTGAGGGTTGCGGTCTCTATTTCTGAGTGACTGGCGGGAGGACGCCGTCTTTTCGCGGCCTATCAGTGGGGGAAACCGCAGCTCCACCGCAGGTGGAGAATGTCGAAGGAGGCAGAACTCTCCCGCAGATAAGTCGCAGAAAAGACCAGCCCGGGAGACCCGGAATCGAAGAAAAGAGATCGCAAGCCGCATTTTCAGCCTTGC is a window from the Deltaproteobacteria bacterium genome containing:
- a CDS encoding MBL fold metallo-hydrolase; this encodes MNAQLIGIPLDRPGYDRFIGAWVLEGDTNIVIDVGPANGVQHLIDALKARHWGRVDFVLLTHIHIDHAGGLADFLEQFPTAKVVVHRIGIKHLVDPSRLWAGSKQVLGELADFYGPIKPVPPERLIAHPDARIPGLGIIETPGHAAHHLSFTFRNELFPGEAGGNYCVVAGKEYLRPATPPLFFLNEFQESIQRMLALKDQPICYAHFGRAESSHRMLRRFSEQLLRWKTLIAEEISRGPEDLEERCANRLLADDPELAAFKDMDPASQLRERSFMSNSINGYIQFLQKGE